The following coding sequences are from one uncultured Desulfobacter sp. window:
- a CDS encoding IS66 family transposase produces MDIKQDELDALLERVRSNELQDGDYELIKALVETVAYLNTLSNEKAASIKRLLKMVFGDKTEKKKTSNPQNRPKRKKKKKGHGKNGANAYKGAKKIKICHQSLKSGNDCPACEKGKLYGEKPPAKIVRITGGAPFQATVYELQRLRCNLCGQIFTAQAPDNVGKEKYDAKSGAMLALLKYGSGVPLYRLGKLQASLGMPLPPSTQWEIIESVADKIHPVYTELVRQAAQGKVLYNDDTTMKILSLIKETDKAAKRKGMFTSGILSECDVGKIALFFTGHNHAGENLSRVLKERGSREDRPIQMCDALSRNLPKGFESILCNCLVHGRRNFVDVMDDFPEECDHVIDTVAKIYEHDHKVREQGLDDAQRLQYHQTHSGPLMRALKVWLEDKFENKEVEPNSSLGKAISYMLNHWQELTRFLEIPGAPLDNNLCEQLLKKSILHRKNSLFYKTEHGAYIGDLFMSLIHTCNLQNINPFEYLTALQKHSSEIFQNPSDWLPWSFENTIAKKSGETADNL; encoded by the coding sequence ATGGACATAAAGCAAGACGAACTTGACGCGCTCCTTGAGCGGGTAAGATCAAATGAACTGCAGGACGGCGATTATGAGTTGATCAAAGCATTGGTTGAAACCGTTGCTTATTTGAATACGTTGTCCAATGAAAAAGCAGCATCCATTAAACGGTTATTAAAAATGGTATTCGGCGATAAGACCGAAAAGAAGAAAACGTCGAATCCGCAGAACCGGCCGAAACGAAAAAAGAAGAAAAAAGGTCACGGCAAAAATGGTGCAAACGCCTATAAAGGTGCCAAGAAGATCAAGATCTGTCATCAAAGCCTTAAGTCAGGTAATGATTGCCCTGCCTGTGAAAAAGGTAAATTGTATGGTGAAAAACCACCTGCCAAGATCGTCCGGATAACAGGCGGTGCTCCCTTCCAGGCGACAGTATATGAACTGCAGAGATTGCGGTGTAACCTTTGTGGGCAGATTTTTACTGCCCAGGCGCCCGACAATGTGGGCAAAGAAAAATATGATGCCAAATCCGGTGCCATGCTGGCCCTTCTAAAATATGGCAGCGGAGTCCCTTTATACCGCTTGGGCAAACTTCAGGCTAGCCTGGGGATGCCGCTGCCCCCATCGACCCAATGGGAAATCATCGAAAGCGTAGCAGACAAGATTCATCCGGTATATACAGAGTTAGTCCGTCAGGCTGCACAAGGCAAGGTGTTGTACAATGACGACACGACAATGAAAATTTTATCCTTGATAAAAGAAACAGACAAGGCAGCCAAGCGAAAAGGGATGTTCACTTCCGGAATCCTGTCAGAATGTGACGTAGGAAAGATTGCCCTGTTTTTTACCGGCCACAATCATGCTGGAGAAAATTTATCCAGGGTTCTGAAAGAACGGGGATCCAGAGAAGATCGGCCAATACAGATGTGTGATGCTCTGTCCAGGAATCTGCCAAAAGGTTTTGAATCGATATTATGCAATTGTCTCGTGCATGGACGCCGTAACTTTGTCGACGTCATGGACGATTTCCCTGAGGAGTGTGACCATGTAATTGATACAGTGGCTAAAATTTATGAGCACGATCATAAGGTAAGGGAGCAAGGCCTGGACGATGCTCAACGCCTTCAATATCATCAAACCCACAGCGGTCCACTGATGCGGGCGCTTAAAGTATGGCTGGAAGACAAGTTTGAAAACAAAGAAGTAGAACCCAACTCCAGTCTGGGCAAGGCCATATCATATATGTTGAATCACTGGCAGGAATTGACCCGTTTCCTGGAGATCCCTGGAGCACCGCTGGATAATAATCTTTGCGAACAATTGCTGAAAAAGTCGATTCTGCACCGAAAAAATTCATTATTTTATAAAACCGAACACGGTGCCTATATTGGCGACCTGTTCATGAGCCTGATACATACCTGCAACCTGCAAAATATAAATCCCTTTGAATACCTGACCGCACTACAGAAGCACTCTTCCGAGATCTTCCAAAACCCTTCTGACTGGTTGCCGTGGTCATTTGAAAACACAATCGCTAAAAAATCAGGGGAAACAGCTGATAATCTGTAA
- the tnpB gene encoding IS66 family insertion sequence element accessory protein TnpB (TnpB, as the term is used for proteins encoded by IS66 family insertion elements, is considered an accessory protein, since TnpC, encoded by a neighboring gene, is a DDE family transposase.) translates to MIQITPQMRIMLAVTPADFRKGIDGLAAVCRRVLKQNPFSGYVFVFRNKPGTALKILIYDGQGFWLCQKRLSKGRFKWWPKKGGDEIHPLAAHELQMLIWNGNPQKNNVLLWKKI, encoded by the coding sequence ATGATCCAAATCACACCGCAAATGCGGATAATGCTGGCGGTAACTCCTGCTGATTTTCGAAAGGGGATCGACGGCCTGGCAGCTGTTTGTCGCAGGGTGTTAAAACAAAATCCTTTTTCCGGATATGTTTTTGTTTTCAGAAACAAACCGGGGACTGCCCTGAAGATACTAATATATGATGGCCAGGGCTTCTGGCTTTGTCAAAAAAGATTGAGCAAGGGGCGTTTTAAATGGTGGCCTAAAAAGGGAGGAGATGAAATTCACCCATTGGCTGCACATGAATTACAGATGTTGATATGGAACGGAAATCCTCAAAAAAATAATGTACTTTTGTGGAAAAAAATCTAG
- a CDS encoding chitobiase/beta-hexosaminidase C-terminal domain-containing protein — translation MDADTDSDGDGISNYDEYVAGTDPNNSDIQPPEILSRYPSDGTVATQGNPFEMVTTFADSDSGIATVVLLDENGVDISSQAVITGNTITLTMEHPENKAYQYQLILTDEAGNKTIVNFSFTIDSILPYVMPSVTTLHHDTEFEVDLTCSEAADIYYSTDGYPPFVNAANTIVQTAPVTGISIDKTTHLQYFAIDEAGNIGPTESIIYQFDSTIPVTQIRAQQVENENYVTLSWDSVTQAANYYIYRVANPVDKQILEDCVANGIAPPARLRLSDNGVTGETTTDDQVVPGTTYYYGITVNTQEPLEGPLSELASIEFTGSSTAQDKDEAIQRAKTWLKANQGTLGSWGNEKNKLLVTSQVLNAFKALGEDEAAVRKGVFFLRGNYADNNDFLGRQINTLYDFEQNVDYLVAKLISQAYISGTTIYGWGTRSGYYPDPVSTAVGASTVSKTTKGTSLTNSSIDALRSNWNSLFFSSDGYCFSWVADADASVYVSSLTYHLLAEKYPPENYASLWQNFSISWILDTQTANGDGSFGNGSIDTGACQASCRLFYNIF, via the coding sequence TTGGATGCCGATACCGATTCTGACGGGGACGGGATTTCCAATTACGATGAATACGTTGCCGGCACCGATCCCAATAACTCAGATATCCAGCCGCCTGAAATTTTAAGCCGATACCCATCTGACGGGACAGTGGCAACCCAGGGTAATCCTTTTGAAATGGTCACTACTTTTGCTGATAGTGACTCCGGCATTGCCACTGTTGTCCTTCTGGATGAAAATGGAGTGGATATTTCCAGCCAGGCGGTTATCACCGGCAACACAATTACTCTTACCATGGAACATCCTGAAAACAAAGCGTATCAATACCAGCTAATCCTTACGGATGAGGCTGGAAATAAAACCATAGTGAATTTTTCTTTCACGATAGACAGCATCCTGCCTTATGTTATGCCCAGCGTAACGACATTACATCATGACACCGAGTTTGAAGTAGATTTGACCTGTTCGGAAGCAGCAGACATTTACTATTCCACGGACGGATACCCGCCTTTTGTTAATGCTGCCAATACAATCGTGCAAACCGCTCCCGTAACAGGGATAAGTATCGACAAAACAACCCACCTTCAATATTTTGCAATAGACGAGGCTGGAAATATCGGTCCCACAGAAAGTATCATTTATCAATTTGATTCTACTATTCCTGTAACACAGATCCGGGCACAGCAAGTAGAAAATGAAAACTATGTCACCCTTTCCTGGGATTCTGTCACCCAGGCTGCCAATTATTACATCTACCGGGTGGCGAACCCGGTTGATAAACAGATTCTGGAAGACTGCGTTGCCAACGGCATCGCTCCGCCGGCCCGATTGAGGCTTTCTGATAACGGCGTTACCGGAGAAACGACCACCGATGACCAGGTTGTTCCCGGGACCACATATTATTACGGGATAACAGTAAACACACAAGAGCCCCTGGAAGGCCCATTATCGGAATTGGCCTCAATTGAGTTTACCGGCTCATCAACAGCCCAAGATAAAGATGAAGCCATTCAAAGGGCCAAAACCTGGCTTAAGGCAAACCAAGGGACTCTTGGTTCATGGGGGAATGAAAAAAACAAACTCCTTGTAACAAGCCAGGTGCTTAATGCATTTAAAGCTTTAGGGGAAGATGAGGCAGCCGTAAGAAAAGGTGTTTTCTTCTTGAGAGGAAATTATGCGGATAACAATGATTTCCTTGGGCGACAAATCAATACACTCTATGATTTTGAACAAAATGTTGATTATCTGGTCGCTAAGCTGATCTCTCAGGCATATATCAGTGGAACAACCATATATGGGTGGGGAACCAGATCCGGGTATTACCCGGACCCTGTGAGTACGGCTGTAGGGGCATCCACTGTGTCAAAAACGACAAAAGGGACATCACTGACCAATTCAAGTATTGATGCATTAAGAAGTAACTGGAACAGTCTTTTTTTCAGCTCGGATGGCTATTGTTTTAGTTGGGTAGCAGATGCTGATGCAAGCGTTTATGTTTCAAGTCTGACTTATCATCTTCTTGCTGAAAAATATCCTCCAGAAAATTATGCAAGTCTATGGCAAAATTTTAGCATAAGCTGGATTCTTGACACACAAACGGCTAATGGTGATGGCTCATTTGGCAATGGATCTATCGATACCGGCGCGTGTCAAGCAAGTTGTCGCCTTTTCTATAATATTTTCTAA
- a CDS encoding IS3 family transposase — translation MITSEDKRSVLTLISEACQAGAGKSKAAQLLGLTVRTIQRWKKQGTTDHRKGSRAVPANKLSVEEQDNIVNVLKSQEYADFSPNQIVPKLADQGIYMGSESTMYRILRTLKMNEHRQASNPVHRHSPETFTACGPNQIWSWDITYLPSSVKGQFYYLYMVMDLYSRKAVACQVYESESGEFASDLIADACIREKISKKQIILHSDNGSPMKSATMLAKLQDLGVMPSFSRPSVSNDNPFSESLFRTMKYRPNYPEKPFENVIKARDWADNFVTWYNTVHFHSSLNFVTPDDRHRGKDVQILEDRHKVYMEARLKNPERWSKGTRAWKPITEVSLKKFKRLKPETAAGKRLA, via the coding sequence TTGATAACCTCTGAGGATAAACGGTCCGTGTTAACCTTGATATCTGAGGCCTGCCAAGCCGGCGCCGGTAAAAGTAAGGCGGCACAATTATTGGGATTAACAGTGCGAACGATTCAGCGCTGGAAAAAGCAGGGGACAACAGATCACCGTAAGGGTTCTCGTGCCGTTCCTGCCAATAAGTTGTCGGTTGAAGAGCAAGATAACATTGTCAATGTACTGAAATCTCAGGAATATGCAGATTTCAGCCCCAATCAAATCGTTCCAAAGCTTGCTGATCAGGGTATCTATATGGGATCTGAGTCTACAATGTATAGAATTTTGAGAACGCTGAAGATGAACGAGCACCGTCAGGCAAGCAATCCAGTGCATAGACATAGCCCGGAAACATTCACGGCATGTGGTCCTAATCAGATATGGTCCTGGGATATTACATATTTGCCTTCATCAGTGAAAGGTCAATTCTATTACCTTTATATGGTGATGGATCTATACAGCCGGAAAGCTGTCGCCTGCCAGGTTTATGAATCGGAGTCCGGAGAATTTGCCTCAGATTTGATAGCAGACGCCTGCATTCGTGAAAAGATATCAAAAAAACAGATTATTTTGCATTCTGATAACGGATCTCCAATGAAATCAGCAACTATGTTGGCCAAGCTGCAAGACTTAGGGGTCATGCCGTCCTTTAGCCGGCCCAGTGTCAGCAATGATAACCCTTTTTCAGAGTCATTGTTCAGAACAATGAAATACAGGCCGAATTATCCGGAAAAGCCATTTGAAAATGTAATTAAAGCAAGAGATTGGGCGGATAATTTTGTCACTTGGTATAATACTGTGCATTTCCATAGCAGTCTCAATTTTGTTACTCCTGATGACAGACACCGCGGAAAAGATGTTCAAATCCTTGAGGATCGACATAAAGTGTATATGGAAGCCCGGTTGAAGAATCCTGAAAGGTGGTCCAAGGGAACAAGAGCCTGGAAGCCAATTACAGAAGTAAGTTTGAAAAAATTCAAGCGGTTAAAGCCTGAAACCGCTGCTGGAAAAAGGCTTGCTTGA
- a CDS encoding transposase, with amino-acid sequence MGHSIQIKEAVLQKVLLGNKPHHEISQEFGVGRSTIGKWLRQYKESGNTALKSKAKRPKDWSSEQRISALIETGTMTSEECVAWCRKKGIFCHHLEQWRKDAVSGMSNTADKRQSEKEKQYKKEISSLRRDLSRKEKALAETAALLVLKKKAQAIWGEPEED; translated from the coding sequence ATGGGACATTCTATCCAAATCAAAGAGGCTGTGTTACAAAAGGTACTACTGGGCAACAAACCCCACCATGAGATATCGCAAGAATTCGGAGTTGGCCGATCAACAATCGGAAAATGGCTAAGACAATATAAAGAAAGCGGCAACACTGCATTGAAATCAAAAGCGAAACGCCCCAAAGACTGGTCTTCTGAGCAAAGAATTTCAGCACTTATAGAAACAGGAACTATGACTTCTGAAGAATGTGTTGCCTGGTGCCGTAAAAAAGGAATTTTTTGCCATCACTTGGAGCAATGGAGAAAAGATGCCGTTTCCGGTATGTCAAACACTGCAGATAAAAGGCAAAGTGAAAAGGAAAAACAATATAAAAAAGAAATATCCTCTTTAAGACGCGACCTTTCCCGTAAAGAAAAAGCACTTGCAGAAACAGCGGCCTTGCTGGTTCTTAAAAAAAAAGCCCAGGCGATCTGGGGGGAGCCAGAGGAAGATTGA
- a CDS encoding transglutaminase-like domain-containing protein has translation MKDPKYIRILRFIIPLLLLTILSITSAFGSTNEPGEEYLAQTMECKWATIDDPENPGQEINDPEDDLVVLAASLDNDPVKIYNWVYKNIYSPQFIYSKLEGGSWIYDYTKSRLGARGAYLAKRGNSWDQSSLLIALLRISNIPARYVQLDSYDLVYVEAWLDLDDYHGISDGSQKGWVPIFPWLKENNLIEGLDLFETDGSVTDPVPAGLEFDFEDYLSSPDENGNVIKYETTLERYEEKLQDFLNTNHPCPSGKPA, from the coding sequence ATGAAAGACCCGAAATACATTCGAATTTTAAGATTCATCATCCCGCTGCTGTTGCTCACCATTCTCAGTATAACATCTGCCTTTGGAAGCACTAATGAGCCAGGTGAAGAATATCTTGCCCAGACAATGGAATGTAAATGGGCAACAATTGACGATCCGGAAAACCCCGGACAAGAAATCAATGATCCTGAAGATGACCTTGTGGTACTTGCGGCCAGTCTGGACAATGATCCGGTTAAAATTTACAACTGGGTTTATAAAAATATTTATTCTCCCCAGTTTATTTACTCTAAGCTTGAGGGGGGCTCCTGGATTTATGATTATACAAAATCCAGGCTGGGTGCCAGGGGAGCATATCTGGCAAAAAGAGGCAATTCATGGGATCAGTCCTCTTTATTGATTGCTCTTTTAAGAATTTCCAATATTCCGGCTCGTTATGTTCAATTAGACTCCTATGATTTGGTTTATGTTGAAGCCTGGCTGGATCTGGACGATTATCATGGAATTTCCGATGGCAGCCAAAAAGGATGGGTCCCGATTTTCCCCTGGCTCAAGGAGAATAATCTCATTGAAGGTCTGGACCTGTTTGAAACAGATGGCTCGGTAACTGACCCGGTACCGGCAGGATTGGAGTTTGATTTCGAGGATTACCTTTCTTCTCCGGACGAAAACGGCAACGTTATAAAGTATGAGACAACACTTGAAAGATACGAAGAAAAACTTCAGGATTTTTTAAATACAAACCATCCGTGTCCTTCCGGTAAGCCTGCGTGA